Proteins encoded in a region of the Triticum dicoccoides isolate Atlit2015 ecotype Zavitan chromosome 3A, WEW_v2.0, whole genome shotgun sequence genome:
- the LOC119269758 gene encoding amidophosphoribosyltransferase, chloroplastic-like: MAAAATTTATAAIPSSRPLRAPPAPSTVHRQLRCHAGPSPSLLALRHRAARAPSARALLDKVTPFNFGEEEDDGGDDHPREECGVFGVVGDPEASSLCYLGLQKLQHRGEEGAGICAAGDDGKLKSVTGLGLVSDVFRDPAHLGSLPGQAAIGHVRYSTSGGQAQLCNVQPFLAGYRFGQLAVAHNGNLVNYLPLRHKLEAQGSIFNNSSDTEVILHLIATSLSRPLLARICDACERLQGAYSLLFLTADKLFAVRDPFGFRPLVMGRRPNGAVVFASETCALDLIDAVYEREVEPGEVIVVDRRDMSVSSACLVPHRPRKSCVFEHIYFALPNSIVFGHAVHERRTAYGRALAEESPAPTADVVIPVPDSGFYAALGFAQASGLEFQQGLIRSHYTGRSFIQPTQAIRDLAVKLKLAPVRGVITGKSVVVVDDSIVRGTTSSKIVRLLRDAGAREVHMRISSPPVVGRCHYGIDTPDEKELISNRLDVEGVREMIGCDSLGFLSLDKLHSIYGDEADELCDACFSRNYPVPMPEKVPAMASADDED; encoded by the coding sequence atggccgccgccgccaccaccaccgccaccgccgccatacCCTCCTCCCGTCCCCTCCGCGCGCCCCCCGCGCCGTCCACCGTCCATCGACAGCTCAGGTGCCACGCCGGCCCCAGCCCCTCGCTCCTCGCGCTGCgccaccgcgccgcccgcgccccgtcGGCCCGGGCCCTGCTCGACAAGGTCACGCCCTTCAACTTcggcgaggaggaggatgacgGCGGCGACGACCACCCCCGCGAGGAGTGCGGCGTGTTCGGCGTCGTGGGCGACCCGGAGGCGTCGTCGCTCTGCTATCTCGGCCTGCAGAAGCTGCAGCATCGCGGGGAGGAGGGCGCCGGCATCTGCGCCGCCGGGGACGACGGCAAGCTCAAGTCCGTGACGGGGCTGGGGCTCGTCAGTGACGTGTTCAGGGACCCGGCGCACCTCGGGAGCCTCCCCGGGCAGGCCGCCATCGGCCACGTCCGCTACTCCACCTCCGGCGGCCAGGCCCAGCTGTGCAACGTGCAGCCGTTCCTCGCCGGGTACCGGTTCGGGCAGCTCGCCGTGGCGCACAACGGCAACCTGGTGAACTACCTGCCGCTGCGCCACAAGCTGGAGGCGCAGGGCTCCATCTTCAACAACTCGTCGGACACGGAGGTCATCCTCCACCTCATCGCCACGTCGCTCTCGCGCCCGCTGCTTGCCCGCATCTGCGACGCCTGCGAGCGCCTCCAGGGCGCCTACTCGCTGCTCTTCCTCACGGCCGACAAGCTCTTCGCCGTGCGCGACCCCTTCGGCTTCCGCCCGCTGGTCATGGGCCGCCGCCCCAACGGCGCCGTCGTGTTCGCGTCGGAGACCTGCGCGCTCGACCTCATCGACGCCGTGTACGAGCGGGAGGTGGAGCCCGGGGAGGTGATCGTCGTGGACCGCCGGGACATGTCCGTGTCCTCGGCCTGCCTCGTCCCGCACCGCCCGCGCAAGTCCTGCGTGTTCGAGCACATTTACTTCGCGCTGCCCAATTCCATCGTGTTCGGGCACGCCGTCCACGAGCGGCGCACCGCCTACGGCCGCGCGCTGGCCGAGGAGTCCCCCGCCCCGACCGCCGACGTGGTCATCCCCGTGCCGGACTCTGGCTTCTACGCGGCGCTCGGCTTCGCGCAGGCCTCGGGGCTCGAGTTCCAGCAGGGGCTCATCCGGTCGCATTACACCGGCCGCAGCTTCATCCAGCCGACGCAGGCGATCCGCGACCTCGCCGTGAAGCTCAAGCTCGCGCCCGTGCGCGGCGTCATCACGGGCAAGAGCGTGGTCGTGGTCGACGACTCGATCGTGCGCGGCACCACGTCGAGCAAGATCGTGCGCCTGCTCCGCGACGCCGGGGCCCGCGAGGTGCACATGCGCATCTCCAGCCCGCCGGTGGTGGGCCGATGCCACTACGGCATCGACACGCCGGACGAGAAGGAGCTGATATCCAACCGGCTGGACGTCGAGGGCGTGCGCGAGATGATCGGCTGCGACTCGCTCGGCTTCCTTTCGCTGGACAAGCTCCACAGCATCTACGGCGACGAGGCGGACGAGCTCTGCGACGCCTGCTTCTCGCGGAACTACCCAGTGCCTATGCCGGAGAAGGTGCCGGCGATGGCATCCGCCGATGATGAAGACTGA